From one Anopheles cruzii chromosome 3, idAnoCruzAS_RS32_06, whole genome shotgun sequence genomic stretch:
- the LOC128271435 gene encoding serine/threonine-protein kinase Tao isoform X2 produces MRPGSLKDPEIAELFNKHDPEKIFEDLREIGHGSFGAVYYAKCNLSQEIVAIKKMSYMGKQSMEKWQDILKEIRFLRQLNHPNTIEYKGCYLHENTAWLVMEYCVGSASDIIEVHKRPLKEDEISAICDGVLRGLSYLHGLGRIHRDIKAGNILLTEQGIVKLADFGSAAIKCPANSFVGTPYWMAPEVILAMDEGQYDGKVDVWSLGITCIELAERKPPYFNMNAMSALYHIAQNDAPSLQAQEWSDMFRNFVDFCLQKSPIDRPTSTQLLKHTFMTRIRSPAVLIDLIARTKAAVRELDNLNYRKMKKILMVDCETGSNMGDAEDTPDEQIGGDSSKSNSITSEHSLPSVDQQVPLHAGASGLGLVRNSSRSRPALPSSMHNNNSGGSGGSGIMMAGSSSGMGTSSGQGGSGGASSGGSGGLGAGSQNSSANMVYQQPHNSSSSPVGGSSHHHPHNHNHVPQGVSNAVADHGANNFATIRTTSIVTKQQKEHMQEEMHEQMSGYKRMRREHQAALVKLEEKCKVEMEQHKTALDKEYDLLLHNFTRELDKQSAKHQQEIVRRVKQNDGAEKKLHKEISTRQEGDRKAFEIHRKKEYKANKERWKRELSMDDTTPKRQRDATLQTQKDNLKQAEAQEEQRLLRVQKNYIELEMRKFRRKKMVLLQELENQLLRDELSKKQQQLEQAHGMLIKHHEKTQDLEYRQQKSVHALREEQISKQHESELRNQKEYMDRAERDLLRRHALELKQQPKSLKQKELQIRKQFRETCKTQTIQYKALKRQILQTTPRDEQKAVIKQLKEEQHRKLTLLGDQYEQSIADMLQKQSLRLDESQEVECHQLRDRLQYELDILTAYQSKNRMQAQAQRDRERKELEDRVSVRRALLESKMETELQQFNQERAERIRQLKEKHDKQLEAFDEESARMGFSALALAEASKETYPDEEGSLSGSMLSLAHSNSSTSFPAGSL; encoded by the exons ATGAGACCGGGAAGCCTTAAAGATCCCGAAATAGCGGAACTATTCAACAAACATGATCCGGAAAAGATATTTGAAGATCTGCGCGAGATCGGTCACGGCTCGTTTGGTGCCGTGTACTACGCAAAATGCAACCTCTCGCAGGAGATCGTCGCCATCAAAAAGATGTCCTACATGGGCAAGCAGAGCATGGAGAAGTGGCAAGACATCCTGAAGGAGATTCGCTTCCTGCGTCAGCTGAACCATCCGAACACGATCGAATATAAGGGGTGCTATCTGCACGAGAACACGGCATGGCTGGTGATGGAGTACTGTGTCGGTTCCGCTTCGGACATCATCGAGGTGCACAAACGTCCGCTGAAAGAGGACGAAATTTCCGCCATCTGCGACGGTGTCCTGCGCGGTTTGAGCTACCTGCACGGGCTCGGACGGATTCATCG CGATATCAAAGCCGGCAACATTCTTCTAACCGAGCAGGGCATTGTGAAGCTGGCCGATTTCGGTAGCGCCGCGATTAAGTGTCCGGCCAACAGCTTCGTTGGCACACCGTACTGGATGGCGCCAGAGGTGATCCTTGCCATGGACGAGGGTCAGTACGATGGTAAGGTGGACGTGTGGTCACTCGGCATCACTTGCATCGAGCtggcggaacggaagccacCGTACTTCAATATGAACGCCATGTCGGCACTGTACCACATCGCCCAGAATGATGCACCGTCACTGCAGGCCCAGGAGTGGTCGGATATGTTTCGTAACTTCGTCGACTTTTGCCTCCAGAAATCCCCAATCGATCGGCCAACGTCCACGCAGTTACTGAAGCATACTTTCATGACACGGATACGATCTCCGGcggttttgattgatttgatcGCGAG AACGAAGGCTGCAGTACGCGAGTTGGATAATCTGAACTATCGAAAGATGAAGAAAATCCTGATGGTGGACTGCGAGACGGGAAGCAACATGGGCGATGCCGAGGACACGCCGGACGAGCAAATAGGTGGTGACAGCAGTAAGAGCAATAGCATCACCTCCGAGCACTCGCTACCGTCGGTCGACCAGCAAGTTCCGCTTCATGCCGGTGCGAGTGGCCTGGGGCTTGTCCGAAATTCGTCCCGATCGCGGCCCGCTCTGCCCTCGTCgatgcacaacaacaactc CGGAGGATCCGGCGGAAGTGGCATTATGATGGCCGGAAGTAGCAGCGGAATGGGGACAAGTAGCGGGCAgggtggcagtggcggtgcTAGCAGCGGCGGATCCGGCGGTCTTGGCGCTGGCAGTCAAAACAGCAGTGCCAACATGGTCTACCAGCAACCGCACAATTCCTCCTCCAgtccggtcggtggttcgtcgcatcatcatccccaCAATCACAATCACGTACCGCAAGGAGTGTCGAACGCCGTCGCCGATCATGGTGCCAACAACTTTGCCACGATCCGTACCACAAGCATCGTGACGAAGCAACAAAAGGAACACATGCAG GAGGAAATGCACGAGCAAATGTCCGGCTACAAGCGCATGCGGCGTGAGCATCAAGCCGCGCTGGTGAAGCTGGAGGAAAAGTGCAAGGTGGAGATGGAACAGCACAAGACGGCCCTGGACAAGGAATACGATTTGTTGTTGCACAATTTCACGCGAGAGTTGGACAAGCAATCG GCAAAGCACCAGCAGGAAATTGTGCGACGGGTGAAGCAAAACGATGGAGCGGAGAAGAAGCTACACAAGGAAATATCGACCCGACAGGAGGGCGATCGGAAGGCGTTCGAGAtacatcgaaagaaagagtACAAGGCCAACAAGGAGCGATGGAAACGAGAGCTGTCGATGGACGATACGACACCCAAACGGCAGCGCGATGCAACTTTGCA GACGCAGAAGGATAACCTAAAACAAGCGGAAGCACAGGAGGAACAGCGGCTGCTGCGGGTACAGAAGAACTATATCGAACTGGAGATGCGTAAGTTCCGCAGGAAAAAGATGGTGCTGTTGCAAGAGCTTGAAAATCAGCTTTTACGAGAC GAGCTCAGCAAGAAGCAACAGCAGTTGGAGCAAGCCCACGGCATGCTGATAAAACACCACGAAAAAACGCAAGATCTCGAGTATCGCCAACAGAAAAGTGTCCATGCCCTGCGGGAAGAGCAG ATTTCGAAGCAACACGAGAGTGAGTTGCGAAACCAGAAGGAGTACATGGACAGGGCCGAGCGAGACCTGCTGCGAAGACATGCACTCGAATTAAAACAGCAACCAAAGAGCCTGAAG caaaaagaaCTCCAGATTCGGAAACAGTTCCGTGAGACGTGTAAAACACAAACGATCCAGTATAAGGCCCTGAAGCGACAGATACTGCAGACGACACCGAGGGACGAACAAAAGGCTGTGATAAAGCAACTGAAGGAAGAGCAACATCGGAAGTTAACATTACTAGGTGATCAG TATGAACAAAGTATTGCCGACATGCTACAGAAGCAAAGCCTTCGTTTGGATGAAAGCCAGGAAGTGGAGTGTCATCAGCTGCGCGATCGATTACAGTACGAGCTAGACATTCTGACTGCATACCAGAGTAAGAACCGAATGCAGGCGCAGGCAcaacgcgatcgcgaacggAAGGAGCTGGAGGATCGCGTCAGCGTTCGACGAGCACTGCTGGAGAGTAAG ATGGAAACCGAGCTGCAGCAGTTCAATCAAGAACGGGCTGAAAGAATTCGCCAGCTCAAAGAGAAGCATGACAAGCAGCTTGAGGCATTCGATGAAGAATCTGCCCGCATGGGATTCAG TGCTCTAGCTTTGGCGGAAGCATCGAAAGAGACATATCCGGATGAGGAGGGTAGCCTGTCCGGTTCGATGTTGAGCTTAGCGCACAGCAACAGTTCCACCAGCTTCCCAGCCGGTTCCCTATAG
- the LOC128271435 gene encoding serine/threonine-protein kinase Tao isoform X1, protein MRPGSLKDPEIAELFNKHDPEKIFEDLREIGHGSFGAVYYAKCNLSQEIVAIKKMSYMGKQSMEKWQDILKEIRFLRQLNHPNTIEYKGCYLHENTAWLVMEYCVGSASDIIEVHKRPLKEDEISAICDGVLRGLSYLHGLGRIHRDIKAGNILLTEQGIVKLADFGSAAIKCPANSFVGTPYWMAPEVILAMDEGQYDGKVDVWSLGITCIELAERKPPYFNMNAMSALYHIAQNDAPSLQAQEWSDMFRNFVDFCLQKSPIDRPTSTQLLKHTFMTRIRSPAVLIDLIARTKAAVRELDNLNYRKMKKILMVDCETGSNMGDAEDTPDEQIGGDSSKSNSITSEHSLPSVDQQVPLHAGASGLGLVRNSSRSRPALPSSMHNNNSSGSVRDSMLSNVMLGGVVGSGGSGGSGIMMAGSSSGMGTSSGQGGSGGASSGGSGGLGAGSQNSSANMVYQQPHNSSSSPVGGSSHHHPHNHNHVPQGVSNAVADHGANNFATIRTTSIVTKQQKEHMQEEMHEQMSGYKRMRREHQAALVKLEEKCKVEMEQHKTALDKEYDLLLHNFTRELDKQSAKHQQEIVRRVKQNDGAEKKLHKEISTRQEGDRKAFEIHRKKEYKANKERWKRELSMDDTTPKRQRDATLQTQKDNLKQAEAQEEQRLLRVQKNYIELEMRKFRRKKMVLLQELENQLLRDELSKKQQQLEQAHGMLIKHHEKTQDLEYRQQKSVHALREEQISKQHESELRNQKEYMDRAERDLLRRHALELKQQPKSLKQKELQIRKQFRETCKTQTIQYKALKRQILQTTPRDEQKAVIKQLKEEQHRKLTLLGDQYEQSIADMLQKQSLRLDESQEVECHQLRDRLQYELDILTAYQSKNRMQAQAQRDRERKELEDRVSVRRALLESKMETELQQFNQERAERIRQLKEKHDKQLEAFDEESARMGFSALALAEASKETYPDEEGSLSGSMLSLAHSNSSTSFPAGSL, encoded by the exons ATGAGACCGGGAAGCCTTAAAGATCCCGAAATAGCGGAACTATTCAACAAACATGATCCGGAAAAGATATTTGAAGATCTGCGCGAGATCGGTCACGGCTCGTTTGGTGCCGTGTACTACGCAAAATGCAACCTCTCGCAGGAGATCGTCGCCATCAAAAAGATGTCCTACATGGGCAAGCAGAGCATGGAGAAGTGGCAAGACATCCTGAAGGAGATTCGCTTCCTGCGTCAGCTGAACCATCCGAACACGATCGAATATAAGGGGTGCTATCTGCACGAGAACACGGCATGGCTGGTGATGGAGTACTGTGTCGGTTCCGCTTCGGACATCATCGAGGTGCACAAACGTCCGCTGAAAGAGGACGAAATTTCCGCCATCTGCGACGGTGTCCTGCGCGGTTTGAGCTACCTGCACGGGCTCGGACGGATTCATCG CGATATCAAAGCCGGCAACATTCTTCTAACCGAGCAGGGCATTGTGAAGCTGGCCGATTTCGGTAGCGCCGCGATTAAGTGTCCGGCCAACAGCTTCGTTGGCACACCGTACTGGATGGCGCCAGAGGTGATCCTTGCCATGGACGAGGGTCAGTACGATGGTAAGGTGGACGTGTGGTCACTCGGCATCACTTGCATCGAGCtggcggaacggaagccacCGTACTTCAATATGAACGCCATGTCGGCACTGTACCACATCGCCCAGAATGATGCACCGTCACTGCAGGCCCAGGAGTGGTCGGATATGTTTCGTAACTTCGTCGACTTTTGCCTCCAGAAATCCCCAATCGATCGGCCAACGTCCACGCAGTTACTGAAGCATACTTTCATGACACGGATACGATCTCCGGcggttttgattgatttgatcGCGAG AACGAAGGCTGCAGTACGCGAGTTGGATAATCTGAACTATCGAAAGATGAAGAAAATCCTGATGGTGGACTGCGAGACGGGAAGCAACATGGGCGATGCCGAGGACACGCCGGACGAGCAAATAGGTGGTGACAGCAGTAAGAGCAATAGCATCACCTCCGAGCACTCGCTACCGTCGGTCGACCAGCAAGTTCCGCTTCATGCCGGTGCGAGTGGCCTGGGGCTTGTCCGAAATTCGTCCCGATCGCGGCCCGCTCTGCCCTCGTCgatgcacaacaacaactcgtcGGGAAGTGTGAGAGACAGTATGCTGTCGAACGTGATGCTGGGTGGCGTCGTTGGAAGCGGAGGATCCGGCGGAAGTGGCATTATGATGGCCGGAAGTAGCAGCGGAATGGGGACAAGTAGCGGGCAgggtggcagtggcggtgcTAGCAGCGGCGGATCCGGCGGTCTTGGCGCTGGCAGTCAAAACAGCAGTGCCAACATGGTCTACCAGCAACCGCACAATTCCTCCTCCAgtccggtcggtggttcgtcgcatcatcatccccaCAATCACAATCACGTACCGCAAGGAGTGTCGAACGCCGTCGCCGATCATGGTGCCAACAACTTTGCCACGATCCGTACCACAAGCATCGTGACGAAGCAACAAAAGGAACACATGCAG GAGGAAATGCACGAGCAAATGTCCGGCTACAAGCGCATGCGGCGTGAGCATCAAGCCGCGCTGGTGAAGCTGGAGGAAAAGTGCAAGGTGGAGATGGAACAGCACAAGACGGCCCTGGACAAGGAATACGATTTGTTGTTGCACAATTTCACGCGAGAGTTGGACAAGCAATCG GCAAAGCACCAGCAGGAAATTGTGCGACGGGTGAAGCAAAACGATGGAGCGGAGAAGAAGCTACACAAGGAAATATCGACCCGACAGGAGGGCGATCGGAAGGCGTTCGAGAtacatcgaaagaaagagtACAAGGCCAACAAGGAGCGATGGAAACGAGAGCTGTCGATGGACGATACGACACCCAAACGGCAGCGCGATGCAACTTTGCA GACGCAGAAGGATAACCTAAAACAAGCGGAAGCACAGGAGGAACAGCGGCTGCTGCGGGTACAGAAGAACTATATCGAACTGGAGATGCGTAAGTTCCGCAGGAAAAAGATGGTGCTGTTGCAAGAGCTTGAAAATCAGCTTTTACGAGAC GAGCTCAGCAAGAAGCAACAGCAGTTGGAGCAAGCCCACGGCATGCTGATAAAACACCACGAAAAAACGCAAGATCTCGAGTATCGCCAACAGAAAAGTGTCCATGCCCTGCGGGAAGAGCAG ATTTCGAAGCAACACGAGAGTGAGTTGCGAAACCAGAAGGAGTACATGGACAGGGCCGAGCGAGACCTGCTGCGAAGACATGCACTCGAATTAAAACAGCAACCAAAGAGCCTGAAG caaaaagaaCTCCAGATTCGGAAACAGTTCCGTGAGACGTGTAAAACACAAACGATCCAGTATAAGGCCCTGAAGCGACAGATACTGCAGACGACACCGAGGGACGAACAAAAGGCTGTGATAAAGCAACTGAAGGAAGAGCAACATCGGAAGTTAACATTACTAGGTGATCAG TATGAACAAAGTATTGCCGACATGCTACAGAAGCAAAGCCTTCGTTTGGATGAAAGCCAGGAAGTGGAGTGTCATCAGCTGCGCGATCGATTACAGTACGAGCTAGACATTCTGACTGCATACCAGAGTAAGAACCGAATGCAGGCGCAGGCAcaacgcgatcgcgaacggAAGGAGCTGGAGGATCGCGTCAGCGTTCGACGAGCACTGCTGGAGAGTAAG ATGGAAACCGAGCTGCAGCAGTTCAATCAAGAACGGGCTGAAAGAATTCGCCAGCTCAAAGAGAAGCATGACAAGCAGCTTGAGGCATTCGATGAAGAATCTGCCCGCATGGGATTCAG TGCTCTAGCTTTGGCGGAAGCATCGAAAGAGACATATCCGGATGAGGAGGGTAGCCTGTCCGGTTCGATGTTGAGCTTAGCGCACAGCAACAGTTCCACCAGCTTCCCAGCCGGTTCCCTATAG
- the LOC128271976 gene encoding protein NipSnap, with product MSLASSLRCCGRLLLLQQPFRTLSTSGTLNRDGSESSWLSKLLVRKIEPTKESHSRMLSDKFDIYELHTHNIRPDSVGKYLENYKNTVQIVQSKENLSMELIGSWNVEVGDLDQCLHLWRYTGGFEMVDQAKLELTSDQSYVQLMQERGTFLRSRHLQYLLAFSYWPQLKLREGKNIYEIRSYRLKPGTMIEWGNNWARAINYRQNNNEAFAGYFSQIGRLYNVHHIWCYKDLQGRKETRESAWRSPGWDECVAYTVPLIREMHCRILAPTEFSPTQ from the exons atgtcTCTCGCATCCTCGCTACGCTGCTGCGGTCGACTACTGTTGCTACAGCAACCCTTTAG GACACTATCGACGAGTGGAACGCTTAACCGGGATGGCTCGGAATCGTCCTGGCTCAGCAAACTGCTGGTGCGGAAAATTGAACCGACCAAGGAGTCGCACAGTCGGATGCTTAGCGATAAATTCGATATCTAcgaactgcacacacacaacattcgACCTGATTCGGTCGGAAAGTATCTGGAAAATTA TAAAAACACGGTCCAGATCGTGCAATCGAAGGAAAACCTGTCGATGGAGCTAATCGGCTCGTGGAACGTGGAAGTTGGCGATCTGGATCAATGTCTGCACCTGTGGCGCTACACCGGTGGCTTCGAGATGGTGGACCAAGCGAAACTCGAGCTAACCAGCGATCAG TCATACGTCCAGCTGATGCAGGAACGGGGCACATTCTTGCGTTCGCGCCACCTGCAATATCTGCTGGCATTCAGCTACTGGCCACAGCTAAAGCTACGGGAGGGGAAAAACATTTACGAAATTCGTTCGTACCGGCTGAAGCCGGGCACAATGATTGAGTGGGGCAACAACTGGGCACGGGCCATTAACTATCGGCAGAACAACAATGAAGCGTTCGCTGGATACTTCTCACAGATTGGACGCCTTTACAATGTGCATCACATATGGT GCTACAAGGATCTACAGGGTCGAAAGGAGACGCGCGAATCGGCCTGGCGATCGCCGGGATGGGATGAGTGCGTTGCGTATACTGTGCCACTGATTCGAGAAATGCACTGCCGCATTCTGGCGCCAACGGAGTTCTCTCCAACCCAGTAG